A window of the Flavobacterium sangjuense genome harbors these coding sequences:
- a CDS encoding zinc metalloprotease, producing the protein MKKTCLSLAIIMALFSCQKEDDSQITPKVSKRACASQEVLERQLKENPELAVKMSQIEEFTENALRNPNQYRLVNGKIEIPVVVNVLYRNAAGNLSQAQIQSQIDVLNKDFNAQNTDYNQVPALFSGVKANVGISFVLDQVIRKATTKTSWGTRDAIKKSKQGGLDPTSPSTKLNFWVGTIGGGILGYAQFPGGSSATDGVVIDPLYFGVYSNSSSSYPYNLGRTATHEVGHWLNLRHIWGDATCGNDLVSDTPSHNAPNYGVPTYPHYSTCSGAPVEMTMNYMDYTDDRGMYMFSAGQKARMDAIFASGGARFSFAQP; encoded by the coding sequence ATGAAAAAAACCTGTTTATCCTTAGCCATCATTATGGCTTTGTTTTCTTGTCAAAAAGAAGATGATTCACAAATCACCCCTAAAGTATCAAAAAGAGCTTGTGCTTCTCAGGAAGTACTGGAAAGACAATTAAAAGAAAATCCGGAACTGGCTGTAAAGATGAGTCAAATCGAGGAATTTACTGAAAATGCTTTACGAAACCCAAACCAATATCGTTTGGTAAATGGCAAAATTGAAATTCCTGTTGTTGTAAATGTGTTGTATAGAAATGCGGCCGGAAATCTTTCTCAAGCTCAAATTCAATCTCAAATTGATGTTTTAAACAAAGATTTCAATGCTCAAAACACTGATTATAATCAAGTTCCGGCTTTGTTTTCAGGTGTAAAAGCTAATGTTGGAATCTCATTTGTTTTAGACCAGGTTATTAGAAAAGCAACTACTAAAACTTCATGGGGAACAAGAGATGCTATCAAGAAATCAAAACAAGGCGGATTAGATCCGACTAGTCCATCTACAAAATTAAACTTTTGGGTTGGAACTATTGGTGGTGGAATTTTGGGTTATGCCCAGTTTCCTGGCGGTTCATCTGCTACTGATGGCGTTGTAATCGACCCATTGTATTTTGGTGTTTACAGCAATTCAAGTTCAAGCTATCCTTATAATTTAGGAAGAACGGCAACTCACGAAGTGGGTCACTGGTTAAACCTTCGTCATATTTGGGGTGATGCTACTTGCGGAAATGATTTAGTTTCTGATACGCCATCTCATAACGCACCAAATTATGGCGTTCCTACTTATCCACATTACAGTACTTGCTCAGGAGCTCCGGTTGAAATGACTATGAATTATATGGATTATACTGATGATAGAGGAATGTACATGTTCTCTGCAGGTCAAAAAGCCAGAATGGACGCCATCTTTGCTTCTGGTGGAGCTAGATTTTCTTTTGCGCAACCATAA
- a CDS encoding DUF4159 domain-containing protein: MKKLFFLFIVLISATGFSQEIALLKYSGGGDWYSNPTSLPNLIKYANQTINTYIKPKPATVEPGSSEIFSYPFVHMTGHGNVVFSDAEISNLRNYLLSGGFLHADDNYGMDQYIRREIKRIFPNNDLVEVPANHPIFQKPNLFANGLPKIHEHDGKRPQAFGIFIDNRLVLLYTFECDLGDGWEDPEVHNDPKEVREKALKMGANILNYIFNN; this comes from the coding sequence ATGAAAAAACTATTTTTCCTTTTTATTGTATTGATTTCAGCAACAGGTTTCTCTCAGGAAATTGCGTTGCTAAAATACAGTGGCGGTGGTGATTGGTATTCGAATCCGACTTCATTGCCAAACCTTATAAAATACGCCAATCAAACGATTAATACCTATATCAAACCAAAACCGGCTACGGTTGAACCCGGAAGTTCTGAAATCTTCTCTTACCCTTTTGTACACATGACTGGTCATGGCAATGTGGTTTTTAGCGATGCCGAAATCAGCAACCTGAGAAACTATTTACTTTCCGGTGGATTTCTTCATGCCGATGACAATTATGGTATGGATCAATATATCCGCAGAGAAATAAAACGTATTTTCCCTAACAATGATTTGGTTGAAGTGCCTGCAAACCATCCTATTTTTCAAAAGCCAAATCTTTTCGCCAATGGATTACCAAAAATCCATGAACACGATGGCAAACGTCCGCAAGCGTTTGGGATTTTTATTGACAACCGATTGGTATTGCTCTACACGTTTGAATGTGATTTGGGCGATGGCTGGGAAGATCCGGAAGTTCATAATGACCCAAAAGAAGTGCGCGAAAAAGCATTAAAAATGGGTGCTAATATTTTGAATTATATTTTCAATAATTAA
- the tsaD gene encoding tRNA (adenosine(37)-N6)-threonylcarbamoyltransferase complex transferase subunit TsaD, with translation MHPEEVFILAIESSCDDTAAAVLRNDVVLSNVVARQSIHEEYGGVVPELASRAHQQNIVPVIDVALKKANVTKNQLSAIAFTQGPGLMGSLLVGTSFAKSLAMALNIPLIAVNHMHAHILAHFIDEEGFDKPEFPFLALTISGGHTQIVKVNDFFNMEIIGETTDDAVGEAFDKTAKILGFPYPGGPLIDQFAKEGNPKKYPFTKPKIPGLNFSFSGLKTQILYFVQKNVHENPNFIEENKADICASVQHTIIEILMDKLKLAVAETGINQIAIGGGVSANSGIRQTLKDAESKYGWKTFVPKFEYTTDNAAMIGIVGYQKYLHDKFSDANVVSKARIEF, from the coding sequence ATGCATCCTGAAGAAGTTTTTATACTGGCTATTGAAAGTTCATGCGACGATACTGCAGCTGCAGTTTTAAGAAATGATGTTGTTCTTTCCAATGTTGTAGCCAGACAAAGCATTCATGAAGAGTATGGTGGTGTCGTTCCTGAACTGGCTTCTAGAGCACACCAACAGAATATTGTTCCGGTTATTGACGTGGCATTAAAGAAAGCTAATGTCACTAAAAATCAGTTGTCAGCTATCGCTTTTACCCAAGGCCCGGGATTGATGGGTTCACTTTTGGTGGGCACTTCTTTTGCAAAATCTTTAGCTATGGCTTTGAATATTCCGCTGATTGCTGTGAATCACATGCATGCTCATATTCTGGCACATTTTATTGACGAAGAAGGATTTGACAAACCTGAATTTCCATTTTTGGCCTTGACCATTTCGGGTGGACATACTCAAATTGTGAAAGTCAATGACTTTTTCAATATGGAAATTATTGGCGAAACTACTGATGATGCTGTTGGTGAAGCTTTTGACAAAACAGCAAAAATATTAGGCTTTCCTTATCCCGGCGGCCCATTGATTGACCAATTTGCCAAAGAAGGTAATCCAAAAAAATATCCGTTTACCAAACCAAAAATTCCGGGCTTGAACTTTAGTTTCTCCGGTTTAAAAACACAGATACTCTATTTTGTTCAGAAAAATGTGCACGAAAATCCAAACTTCATCGAAGAAAACAAAGCCGATATCTGTGCTTCGGTGCAGCATACCATTATCGAAATTTTAATGGATAAATTGAAATTGGCTGTAGCCGAAACAGGAATAAACCAGATTGCGATTGGTGGTGGTGTCTCTGCGAATTCGGGTATTCGTCAGACGTTGAAAGATGCTGAGAGCAAATACGGCTGGAAAACTTTTGTTCCCAAATTTGAATACACTACAGACAACGCTGCGATGATTGGAATTGTAGGTTATCAAAAATATTTACACGATAAATTTTCGGATGCTAATGTGGTTTCTAAAGCACGAATAGAATTTTAA
- a CDS encoding M15 family metallopeptidase, whose amino-acid sequence MKKVILLFLITLLVCFASSLTLVSCKSTYLDSKKSPALLDIAKENDSNAFVNLRNYSNDFVFDMKYATADNFLKEKVYPCDECFLRVKTVKALLEANKSFLTKGYRIKLYDCYRPKAIQKKMWKIVPDANFVANPKKGSIHNRGGAVDISLVDSLGAEVNMGTKFDFFGEEASHNYQNLSEEILANRKFLKEIMLQHNFKSFDSEWWHYNLNGSNKDEVSNQKWHCAD is encoded by the coding sequence ATGAAAAAAGTAATTCTTTTATTTCTCATAACTCTATTGGTTTGCTTCGCCAGTTCGCTTACGCTCGTGTCCTGCAAATCAACTTATCTTGATTCAAAAAAATCACCAGCTTTACTAGATATAGCTAAGGAAAATGACAGCAACGCTTTTGTCAATCTTCGAAATTACAGCAACGATTTTGTGTTTGATATGAAATATGCTACAGCCGATAATTTCCTAAAAGAAAAAGTATATCCTTGTGATGAATGTTTCCTGCGGGTTAAAACGGTGAAAGCTTTATTGGAAGCCAACAAATCGTTTTTGACAAAAGGCTACAGAATAAAACTCTACGATTGTTACCGACCAAAAGCAATTCAGAAAAAGATGTGGAAAATCGTTCCCGATGCTAATTTTGTGGCGAATCCAAAGAAAGGCTCTATTCACAATCGTGGTGGCGCAGTCGATATTTCGCTGGTTGATTCACTTGGTGCAGAAGTTAATATGGGAACCAAATTTGATTTCTTCGGAGAAGAGGCAAGTCATAATTACCAAAACTTATCGGAAGAAATTTTGGCTAACAGAAAATTTTTAAAAGAAATTATGCTGCAACACAACTTCAAATCGTTTGATTCGGAATGGTGGCATTATAATTTAAACGGAAGTAATAAAGACGAAGTTTCTAACCAGAAATGGCATTGCGCTGACTAA
- a CDS encoding translocation/assembly module TamB domain-containing protein, with protein MEKIKTNNGFKRFRKILIRTIIALLLLLLLLSIALSLPVVQTKIAHYATDKINKEYGTHINIEEVAVTFFGGVKLKKVLILDHHNDTLIYSQRIKTSILDLNKLINGKLLFGDLRLDYFYLQIKNYKGEKHTSLDVFVDAFDDGKKASGKFLMKSKNVYLTNSRFVMLDYNRPNPKDVDFTKLNAHLKDFQIKGPNVTTNINSMTFHDHRGVQVDNLAANFTYTKSNIILEKLEVTTKESFLKGHVVLKYNKDNHDFSDFNNRVKFDVTLDSTTLATNDIRHFYKELDKNQKFSLKSKIKGTLNDFYATNVDLKDYKFSTIRGDVNFKNLFPRAPGKFYMKGDFKRITSNYTDLTKLLPNILGKKLPTSLHKLGQFNFVGDIEVTQQYINADFVMNTALGIIESDLHMSDINNIDNAKYNGNIILDGFDVGDLINDKTIGKVSMNIDVDGKGFTRKYINTSFAGDVYQLKYNGYNYTKIIVDGSFKQPIFKGEFYVNDPNLFMDFNGILDLSKKENIYDFHSKIDYANLVKLNFIKDSISVFKGDIVVKATGNSFDNLKGNLLLTNSSYQNKKDLFFVDYLNINSSFDANGERAIVINSPDAIDGSVVGKYKFNQLQKMVENSLGSFYSNYKPNKVLPNQYLKFDFDLNSKIIEIFNPDISLAKNTKLKGNISSDSKNFKLDFSSPKVVAYDNTFDNILVQVDNRNPLYNAYVQLDSIKTKHYKIRDFSMINTFSNDTLQFRTEFKGGKKGNDFYNLNFYHTINNENNNVVGFNKSELQFKDYLWFLNEKENPEKSKIVFDKKLSNFSFNDIVLSHGNESINFIGSWNGKRNKDLQLTFDNVNLNKVTPDVEKFKFDGNLNGKINFKQSNAIFQPTSTLQIDSLKVNDIALGKMNLDIQGDETLRKFHLNSNLENQNVEAFAANGDIQIVDDKTLLDIDLSFDKFNLGVLGKIGGDVITNIRGFASGNARIDGDINDLDYNGRLFVDEAGLTIPYLNTDYVFDKNSVVDVTENKFIIRETNITDTKFNTKGNLSGYIKHKQFGDWQLDLSIYAKRLLALNTVDQEDAAYYGNAFMNGSASIKGPTGNLMIKVDAESAKGTDIKIPINDAEAIEDSKYIRFKTPEEKKKKANANVAQANNYNGLELEFNFEITEIANIEVILNRESGHGMKGKGNGTLLFRINTLGKFQMFGDFSVVSGSYNFKYGGLIDKKFDVKKGGSINWTGDPMAAVLNLEAVYKTTANPAVLIDNPSFNKKVDVEVIIGVKGNLTSPEPDFNINFPNVGSSLKSEIQYKLDDKDARQTQALYLLSTGSFLSQDGVNQNQLSNNLFEKASSLFSDIFSGDNDKISIAPEYIVADRTPGQQTDGRFGVTVSSKINDRITVNGKVGVPVGGITETAIVGDLEVQYRVNRDGTLNLRVFNKENDITYIGQGIGYTQGIGMSYEVDFDTFKELVNKIFKKDVIETIPPNVKIEVDDSMLPDSIEKPEEKDKKNVELKPNQEAIPVE; from the coding sequence TTGGAAAAAATTAAAACAAATAACGGTTTTAAAAGATTTCGAAAAATACTTATCCGCACTATTATTGCGCTGTTACTGCTATTGTTACTGCTAAGCATAGCGCTTTCTCTTCCGGTTGTGCAAACTAAAATTGCACATTATGCCACCGATAAAATCAACAAAGAATACGGAACTCACATCAATATTGAAGAAGTTGCTGTAACTTTTTTTGGTGGCGTTAAACTCAAAAAAGTTTTGATTTTAGACCATCATAACGATACGCTGATTTATTCACAACGTATTAAAACCAGTATTTTAGATTTGAACAAGCTCATAAATGGGAAGTTGCTTTTTGGTGATTTGCGATTGGATTATTTTTATTTGCAAATCAAGAATTACAAAGGAGAGAAACACACGAGTTTGGATGTATTTGTTGATGCTTTTGATGATGGAAAAAAGGCTAGTGGTAAGTTTCTGATGAAATCGAAGAATGTTTATCTTACCAACAGCCGTTTTGTTATGCTGGATTATAACAGACCAAATCCCAAAGATGTTGATTTTACCAAATTAAATGCACACCTAAAAGATTTTCAAATCAAAGGTCCAAATGTTACGACAAATATAAACTCCATGACTTTCCACGACCATCGTGGTGTTCAGGTCGACAATTTAGCAGCAAATTTTACGTATACCAAGTCAAATATAATTCTGGAGAAGTTAGAAGTAACTACCAAAGAATCTTTTTTGAAAGGTCATGTAGTTTTAAAATACAACAAAGACAATCATGATTTTAGTGATTTTAATAATCGGGTAAAATTTGATGTAACCCTTGACAGCACTACATTGGCAACCAATGACATTCGTCATTTTTATAAAGAATTGGATAAAAACCAAAAGTTTTCCCTGAAGTCAAAAATCAAAGGAACACTAAATGATTTTTACGCGACCAATGTTGATTTAAAAGATTATAAATTTTCGACCATCAGAGGCGATGTCAATTTTAAAAATCTGTTCCCACGTGCTCCCGGAAAGTTTTATATGAAGGGAGATTTCAAACGAATAACCTCAAATTATACCGATTTAACGAAACTGTTGCCGAATATTCTCGGGAAAAAACTGCCAACTTCTTTGCATAAACTTGGGCAGTTTAATTTTGTCGGAGATATTGAAGTCACGCAACAATACATTAATGCCGATTTTGTGATGAATACGGCACTCGGAATAATTGAATCCGATTTGCATATGTCTGATATCAATAACATTGACAACGCTAAATACAACGGAAATATCATTTTGGATGGTTTTGATGTTGGCGACTTAATCAATGATAAAACCATCGGTAAAGTGAGTATGAATATTGATGTTGATGGTAAAGGATTTACTCGAAAATACATCAACACCTCTTTTGCAGGCGATGTTTATCAATTGAAATATAACGGTTATAATTACACCAAAATTATTGTAGACGGTAGCTTCAAACAGCCAATATTTAAAGGAGAATTCTATGTAAATGATCCAAATTTATTTATGGATTTCAACGGAATTCTGGACTTATCCAAAAAAGAAAACATCTACGATTTCCACTCCAAAATTGATTATGCCAATTTGGTAAAACTGAACTTTATTAAAGATTCCATTTCTGTTTTTAAAGGCGATATCGTAGTAAAAGCAACCGGAAATTCTTTTGACAATCTGAAAGGAAATCTGTTACTTACGAATTCCTCTTACCAAAATAAAAAAGACTTGTTTTTTGTGGATTACCTAAACATCAATTCGAGTTTTGATGCCAATGGAGAAAGAGCAATTGTTATCAATTCTCCTGATGCCATTGATGGTTCGGTGGTTGGAAAATATAAATTCAACCAATTACAGAAAATGGTAGAGAATTCTTTGGGAAGTTTTTATTCCAATTACAAACCCAATAAAGTGCTACCCAATCAATACCTGAAATTTGATTTTGATTTAAACAGTAAAATTATAGAGATATTTAATCCGGATATTTCTCTTGCCAAAAACACAAAATTAAAAGGAAACATTAGTTCGGACAGCAAGAATTTCAAACTCGATTTCAGTTCCCCAAAAGTAGTTGCCTATGACAATACGTTTGATAACATTTTAGTTCAGGTTGACAACAGAAATCCTTTGTATAATGCCTATGTTCAATTAGATTCGATAAAAACGAAGCATTATAAAATCAGGGATTTTAGTATGATTAATACGTTTTCGAATGATACGCTACAATTCAGAACCGAGTTTAAAGGCGGAAAAAAAGGCAATGATTTTTACAATCTGAATTTTTATCACACGATAAATAATGAGAATAATAACGTGGTTGGTTTTAACAAATCTGAACTGCAGTTCAAAGATTATTTATGGTTTTTAAATGAAAAGGAAAACCCTGAAAAAAGTAAAATTGTCTTTGATAAAAAACTCAGCAATTTCTCGTTCAATGATATAGTTCTGTCACACGGAAACGAAAGCATCAATTTTATTGGCTCATGGAATGGTAAGAGGAATAAGGATTTGCAGCTCACATTTGACAATGTCAATCTGAATAAAGTCACGCCCGATGTCGAGAAATTTAAGTTTGACGGAAACCTAAACGGGAAGATTAATTTCAAACAAAGCAATGCCATTTTTCAGCCTACATCAACCTTGCAGATAGACAGTCTAAAAGTCAATGATATTGCGCTTGGGAAAATGAATTTGGATATTCAGGGAGACGAAACATTGCGTAAATTTCATTTGAATTCCAATTTAGAAAATCAAAATGTAGAAGCTTTTGCTGCCAATGGAGACATTCAGATTGTTGATGACAAAACCTTATTAGACATTGATTTGAGTTTTGATAAATTCAACCTTGGCGTCCTAGGAAAAATAGGAGGAGATGTTATTACCAATATTAGAGGATTTGCTTCCGGAAACGCCAGAATTGATGGTGATATTAACGATTTAGATTATAACGGAAGACTGTTTGTTGATGAGGCCGGATTGACAATTCCGTATCTAAATACCGATTATGTGTTTGATAAGAATTCCGTAGTTGATGTTACCGAAAACAAATTTATAATCAGGGAAACCAATATTACCGATACTAAATTCAATACCAAAGGAAATTTGAGCGGCTATATCAAGCACAAACAATTTGGCGATTGGCAGTTGGATTTGTCTATTTATGCCAAACGACTTTTGGCTTTAAATACGGTCGATCAGGAAGATGCGGCTTATTATGGAAATGCTTTTATGAATGGCTCGGCAAGTATAAAAGGGCCAACCGGCAATTTGATGATAAAAGTGGATGCGGAATCCGCTAAAGGGACGGATATTAAAATTCCGATAAACGATGCCGAAGCCATTGAAGACAGCAAATACATTCGTTTTAAAACGCCTGAAGAAAAGAAAAAGAAGGCAAATGCAAACGTTGCGCAGGCTAATAATTACAACGGACTTGAATTGGAATTTAATTTTGAGATTACCGAAATTGCCAATATTGAAGTAATTCTTAACAGAGAAAGTGGCCACGGTATGAAAGGCAAAGGAAACGGAACGCTGCTGTTTAGAATCAACACCTTAGGAAAATTCCAAATGTTCGGAGATTTCTCAGTGGTTTCCGGTTCCTATAATTTTAAATACGGTGGATTAATTGATAAGAAATTCGATGTAAAAAAAGGAGGCTCTATAAATTGGACTGGAGATCCAATGGCAGCAGTTTTAAATCTTGAAGCCGTTTATAAAACTACCGCAAATCCTGCGGTTTTAATTGACAATCCATCATTCAATAAAAAGGTTGATGTTGAAGTTATTATTGGTGTCAAAGGAAATTTGACCAGTCCTGAACCCGATTTTAATATCAATTTTCCAAATGTCGGAAGCTCATTAAAATCGGAGATTCAATATAAACTGGATGATAAAGATGCCAGACAAACGCAGGCGCTTTACCTGCTTTCTACAGGTAGTTTCTTGAGTCAGGATGGAGTTAACCAAAATCAGTTATCCAATAATTTATTTGAAAAGGCCAGTAGTCTTTTTAGTGACATATTCTCGGGAGATAATGATAAGATTTCTATAGCACCTGAATATATTGTTGCCGACAGAACTCCGGGACAACAAACGGACGGACGATTTGGCGTTACCGTTTCTTCTAAAATAAATGACCGAATTACGGTTAACGGTAAAGTCGGTGTACCTGTTGGCGGAATTACCGAAACTGCCATTGTTGGCGACCTTGAAGTGCAGTACCGTGTGAATAGAGACGGTACGCTTAATTTGAGAGTATTCAATAAAGAAAATGACATTACTTATATTGGTCAGGGAATTGGATACACTCAAGGAATAGGAATGTCTTACGAAGTTGACTTTGATACTTTTAAAGAATTGGTAAACAAGATTTTCAAAAAAGACGTAATTGAAACAATTCCACCCAATGTCAAAATCGAGGTAGATGATTCAATGCTTCCTGATAGTATTGAGAAACCCGAAGAAAAAGACAAGAAAAATGTAGAGCTAAAGCCAAACCAAGAGGCAATTCCGGTTGAGTAA
- the pfkA gene encoding 6-phosphofructokinase gives MPKAIKKIGVLTSGGDSPGMNAAIRSVVRTCAYHNIECTGIYRGYQGMIEGDFKEMGARSVNNIVNKGGTILKSARSKEFMTVEGRKKAHQNLVNANIDALVVIGGDGSFTGAEVFNNEFGYPVMGIPGTIDNDIFGTSHTLGFDTALNTVVECIDKIRDTASSHNRLFLVEVMGRDAGHIALNAGIGAGAEEILIPEQDLGLERLLESLRKSKASGKSSSIVVIAEGDKIGKSVFELKDYIEENMPEYDIRVSVLGHMQRGGAPSCFDRVLASRLGVKAVESLLEGKSNFMVGILNDKVALTPLENAIKGHSEIDRELLRVSDIMST, from the coding sequence ATGCCAAAAGCTATAAAAAAAATTGGTGTACTGACTTCAGGAGGTGATTCACCCGGAATGAATGCAGCCATTCGTTCAGTAGTTAGAACTTGCGCCTATCACAACATTGAATGTACCGGTATTTACAGAGGTTACCAGGGAATGATTGAAGGCGATTTTAAAGAAATGGGAGCAAGAAGCGTTAACAACATCGTAAACAAAGGTGGAACCATTCTAAAATCTGCGCGGTCAAAAGAATTTATGACTGTGGAAGGCAGAAAAAAAGCCCATCAAAATTTAGTGAATGCCAACATCGATGCTTTAGTAGTTATCGGTGGAGATGGTTCTTTTACCGGTGCCGAAGTTTTTAACAATGAATTTGGCTATCCTGTAATGGGAATTCCAGGCACTATTGATAATGATATTTTTGGCACAAGCCATACATTAGGATTTGATACCGCTTTGAATACAGTGGTAGAATGCATCGATAAAATCAGAGATACTGCCAGTTCACACAACCGTCTTTTTCTTGTCGAAGTTATGGGAAGAGATGCAGGTCACATTGCTCTAAATGCCGGAATTGGCGCAGGAGCAGAAGAAATCCTTATTCCTGAACAGGATTTAGGTTTGGAACGTCTGTTGGAGTCATTGCGTAAAAGTAAGGCTTCCGGAAAATCATCAAGTATTGTGGTTATTGCCGAAGGCGATAAAATAGGGAAAAGTGTATTCGAACTTAAAGATTATATAGAAGAGAATATGCCTGAATACGACATCCGTGTTTCCGTTTTGGGACATATGCAGCGAGGCGGCGCACCATCTTGTTTCGACAGAGTGTTAGCCTCACGTCTTGGTGTAAAAGCTGTGGAATCACTATTGGAAGGAAAATCAAATTTTATGGTGGGTATCTTAAATGATAAAGTCGCACTTACACCATTAGAAAATGCCATCAAAGGTCATTCAGAAATAGACAGAGAATTATTAAGAGTATCTGATATCATGTCAACATAA
- a CDS encoding 16S rRNA (uracil(1498)-N(3))-methyltransferase, which translates to MQLFYNPTINETQTSFVFDKEESKHIIKVLRKKESDILHVTNGLGFLFTTEITIASDNKCTVKIVSFEKQQASKFRLHLAVAPTKMNERYEWFLEKATEIGIQEITPIICEHSERKVIKIDRFQKILESAMKQSLHYYLPKLNDPISFKDFVKTQNSGQLFIAHCEETAKKSLKNELKPNEDVTILIGPEGDFSVKEIQQAIAANFIPVSLGTTRLRTETAAIVACHSVVFKNEA; encoded by the coding sequence ATGCAGTTATTCTATAATCCAACGATAAACGAAACCCAGACTTCCTTTGTTTTTGACAAAGAAGAAAGCAAGCATATTATTAAAGTGCTGCGTAAAAAAGAAAGCGATATTTTACACGTTACAAATGGTTTAGGCTTTTTATTTACAACCGAAATTACCATTGCATCAGATAATAAATGTACCGTAAAAATTGTTTCTTTTGAGAAACAGCAAGCATCAAAATTTCGTTTGCATTTAGCTGTTGCTCCTACCAAAATGAACGAACGCTACGAATGGTTTTTGGAAAAAGCAACCGAAATTGGAATCCAGGAAATAACGCCAATTATCTGTGAGCATTCCGAAAGAAAGGTAATCAAAATAGATCGGTTTCAGAAGATTTTAGAATCAGCGATGAAGCAATCTTTGCATTATTATTTGCCAAAATTAAACGACCCTATCAGCTTTAAAGATTTTGTCAAAACTCAAAATTCCGGACAATTATTTATTGCACATTGCGAGGAAACAGCTAAGAAATCGTTGAAAAATGAATTAAAACCCAATGAAGACGTAACCATACTGATTGGTCCTGAAGGTGATTTTTCTGTTAAAGAAATCCAACAGGCGATTGCTGCTAATTTTATTCCTGTATCTTTGGGAACAACACGGTTACGTACAGAAACAGCTGCTATTGTGGCTTGTCACAGCGTGGTTTTTAAGAATGAAGCTTAA
- a CDS encoding THUMP-like domain-containing protein, with product MDKSILSEEIQEFITSNINVDVSKLALQKNKFPASDWTTILNQIAAKQKAESKLPTWFKTSNIYYPGKISVEQTSSEKTAEYKSELISGDKLIDLTGGFGVDDFYFSKKVNQLVHCEINPELSEIVAHNIEQLHLKNMECFAGDSSEILAKLNQKFDWIYIDPSRRNDAKGKVFMLKDCLPNVPELLDFYFGFANNIMIKTAPILDITAGLSELKNVKAIHVVALENEVKELLWILEKNYSKSIEIVTCNLTKDATEKFTFKLGNASVSNYSLPKKYVYEPNAAIMKSGGFDEITTHFEVEKLHQHSHLYTSDTLIDFPGRVFEIENCFEYNKSNMKSVLENKKANITTRNFPETVENIRKKWKIKDGGNVYCFFTTDVNNNKIVLLCGKLK from the coding sequence ATGGATAAATCCATTTTATCGGAAGAAATTCAAGAGTTTATTACTTCAAATATAAATGTTGATGTATCTAAATTAGCGTTGCAAAAAAACAAATTTCCAGCTTCGGACTGGACAACAATTCTAAATCAAATTGCGGCCAAACAGAAAGCCGAAAGCAAACTTCCCACTTGGTTCAAAACTTCGAATATATATTATCCAGGCAAAATTTCTGTTGAGCAAACCTCTTCTGAAAAAACGGCTGAATACAAATCAGAATTAATTTCCGGCGACAAACTGATTGATTTGACTGGCGGTTTTGGTGTAGATGATTTTTATTTTTCCAAAAAAGTAAATCAGCTAGTTCATTGCGAAATCAATCCGGAATTATCGGAAATTGTTGCGCATAACATTGAACAATTGCATCTAAAAAATATGGAATGTTTTGCAGGTGACAGTTCTGAAATTCTGGCAAAATTAAATCAAAAGTTCGACTGGATTTATATTGATCCTTCCAGACGAAATGATGCTAAAGGCAAAGTATTTATGCTTAAAGATTGTTTGCCGAATGTTCCTGAATTGCTGGATTTTTATTTTGGATTTGCCAATAACATCATGATAAAAACAGCTCCGATTCTTGATATAACCGCCGGATTATCAGAATTGAAAAATGTAAAAGCCATTCACGTTGTTGCGCTGGAAAATGAAGTCAAAGAATTGCTTTGGATTTTAGAAAAAAATTATTCTAAAAGCATTGAAATTGTCACTTGCAACCTGACAAAAGATGCGACAGAAAAATTTACTTTTAAACTCGGAAACGCATCAGTTTCAAATTATAGTTTGCCAAAAAAATATGTTTACGAACCCAACGCCGCTATCATGAAATCGGGTGGATTTGATGAAATTACAACTCATTTTGAGGTTGAAAAGCTGCACCAACATTCGCATCTTTATACTTCGGATACTTTGATTGATTTTCCGGGAAGAGTTTTTGAAATTGAAAACTGCTTTGAATACAACAAATCAAATATGAAATCGGTTTTGGAAAACAAAAAAGCCAATATTACCACTCGGAATTTTCCGGAAACGGTTGAAAACATTCGCAAAAAATGGAAAATTAAAGATGGCGGAAATGTGTATTGTTTTTTCACAACTGATGTAAATAATAATAAAATAGTTTTACTTTGCGGCAAATTAAAATAG